The following are from one region of the Tenacibaculum dicentrarchi genome:
- the trmD gene encoding tRNA (guanosine(37)-N1)-methyltransferase TrmD, which produces MRIDIITLAPDLLKSPFEHSMMKRAIDKGLAEIHFHNLRDYGIGSYKKLDDTQFGGGAGMVLMIEPIDACISKLQAERTYDEVIYMTPDAKTLNQSIANTLSLKENIIILTGHYKGVDQRVRDRFITKEISIGDYVLTGGELAAAILCDAVVRLIPGVLGDEQSALTDSFQDNLLSPPVYTRPAEYDGMKVPEILLSGNFPKIEEWRSEKAYKHTKNIRPDLLDE; this is translated from the coding sequence ATGCGAATAGATATTATTACCCTAGCACCCGATTTATTAAAAAGCCCGTTTGAACATTCAATGATGAAACGTGCCATTGACAAAGGTTTAGCCGAAATTCATTTTCATAATTTACGTGATTACGGAATTGGCTCTTACAAAAAACTAGATGACACCCAATTTGGTGGTGGCGCTGGTATGGTTTTAATGATTGAACCGATTGATGCTTGTATTTCTAAATTACAAGCTGAAAGAACATATGACGAAGTCATTTATATGACTCCAGATGCTAAAACATTAAATCAATCAATAGCAAATACGCTTTCGTTAAAAGAAAATATTATTATTTTAACAGGACATTATAAAGGTGTTGACCAACGTGTTCGTGACCGATTTATTACCAAAGAAATTTCTATTGGCGATTATGTTTTAACAGGTGGAGAATTAGCAGCTGCCATTTTATGTGATGCTGTTGTGCGTTTAATCCCTGGGGTTTTAGGTGATGAACAATCTGCTTTAACAGATTCTTTTCAAGATAATTTATTATCGCCACCAGTTTATACAAGACCCGCAGAATATGACGGAATGAAAGTTCCTGAAATATTATTATCGGGTAATTTTCCTAAAATAGAAGAATGGAGAAGCGAAAAAGCCTATAAACACACCAAAAATATACGTCCTGATTTATTAGATGAATAA
- a CDS encoding RluA family pseudouridine synthase — protein sequence MILSETHQTPVLEKPIRLQEYGTGIFKTIPTKSGFKKAIKKKLVFVDGKIATTALFIHGNEKIELYKISEETTFKQFKFPLEVLFEDDYLAVIYKPAGILVSGNSFATIDNALLQNIKKSPLEDATRPRPVHRLDYPTSGLLLIGKTSSSIIALNKLFEDKKIQKKYHAISIGKIENNGIIDFPIDDKKAQTSYKLIKSVISERFKILNLVELSPKTGRKHQLRKHLLAIKSPILGDKEHFLDGFILNGKGLYLHASTLQFEHPFTKKQLIITKELPKKFKKIFGC from the coding sequence ATGATTTTATCAGAAACACATCAAACTCCCGTATTAGAAAAACCTATTCGATTACAAGAATACGGAACTGGAATTTTTAAAACTATTCCAACAAAATCGGGATTCAAAAAAGCAATTAAAAAAAAGTTAGTTTTTGTCGATGGTAAAATTGCAACTACGGCTCTATTTATCCATGGAAATGAAAAAATAGAATTGTATAAAATTAGCGAAGAAACCACTTTTAAACAATTTAAATTTCCTTTAGAAGTTCTTTTTGAAGATGATTATTTAGCTGTTATTTATAAACCTGCAGGTATTTTAGTTAGTGGAAATTCGTTTGCAACTATTGATAATGCACTACTGCAAAACATCAAAAAAAGCCCTTTGGAAGATGCAACACGTCCACGACCTGTGCATCGATTAGATTATCCAACAAGCGGACTTTTACTTATCGGAAAAACAAGTTCGAGCATCATCGCTTTAAATAAATTATTTGAGGATAAAAAAATTCAAAAAAAATACCATGCAATAAGTATCGGAAAAATAGAAAATAACGGAATTATTGATTTTCCTATTGATGATAAAAAAGCTCAAACATCTTATAAATTAATAAAATCAGTTATTTCTGAACGATTTAAAATATTAAACCTTGTTGAATTATCGCCCAAAACAGGAAGAAAACATCAATTAAGAAAACATTTATTAGCTATAAAAAGTCCAATTTTAGGCGATAAAGAACATTTTTTAGATGGATTTATACTAAATGGAAAAGGATTGTATTTACACGCTTCTACCCTACAATTTGAACATCCATTTACAAAAAAACAACTCATAATTACAAAAGAACTTCCGAAGAAATTCAAAAAAATATTTGGTTGTTAA
- a CDS encoding ACP phosphodiesterase has translation MNLLSHLYLSGNNTELMIGNFIADHINGNKFSHFKENIQKGIILHRKIDTYTDAHKIVRKSKRRLHERYGHYDGVIIDIFFDHFLAKNWTTYSAIPLDIYVNSVYKLLEKNNSRLPEKTQNLLPSMVKYNWLYNYQFINGIQEVLNGINRRTKGKSQMNLASEDLAIHYHLFEQDFTLFFQELRDFCNIQIAEI, from the coding sequence ATGAATCTTTTATCACATTTATATTTATCTGGAAATAACACCGAATTAATGATTGGTAATTTTATTGCTGACCATATTAATGGTAATAAATTTTCTCATTTTAAAGAAAATATTCAAAAAGGTATTATTTTACATCGTAAAATAGATACTTATACCGATGCGCACAAAATTGTTAGAAAAAGTAAACGAAGATTACACGAGCGTTACGGACATTACGATGGCGTAATTATTGACATTTTTTTCGACCATTTTTTAGCCAAAAACTGGACTACATATTCGGCTATTCCTTTAGATATTTATGTAAATTCTGTCTACAAATTGTTAGAAAAAAATAATTCAAGGCTTCCCGAAAAAACACAAAATTTACTCCCTAGTATGGTAAAATATAATTGGTTGTATAATTATCAATTTATCAATGGAATTCAAGAAGTTTTAAACGGAATAAACAGACGTACAAAAGGAAAATCTCAAATGAATTTAGCTTCTGAAGATTTAGCAATTCATTATCATTTATTTGAACAAGATTTTACTTTATTTTTTCAAGAATTACGTGATTTTTGTAATATACAAATTGCTGAAATATGA